The Acanthopagrus latus isolate v.2019 chromosome 13, fAcaLat1.1, whole genome shotgun sequence genome contains a region encoding:
- the fam222ba gene encoding protein FAM222B has translation MLACLPGPGDLPLQLLPHTQMNTGLQKWDTTQRMRSAPFPTPAELDAYAKKVANNPLTIKIFPNSVKVPQRNHVRRTVNGLDTSGQRYSPYPSSQASAKTGLLAIVKVPTVKGILKDFDGSRARLHPEVIMNPPAGSYQVASTSTLNHHPPLPNLPRLQQSLPLQQQDPPQTLQMPLPQQQGPTQTLRHHPPMAQHPQGPPRLQTLSQHPALGHPQGPPTVMLQQQHLQQQPPPCLQGGRKLPDGEAPPNVTVSTSTIPLSMAAGLHQGRQADLSTIVHQINQFCQARAQGAGATSMCEGQIANPSPISRNLLISACSRVSMHSNPATPGFPPPNCIIGPQEKATALVVGHPPHSVAALNHLPSNHTDLKQQHHLQHLHPQQNQQQQQLQHNTQHQKMRSWNQHQLAHVSHIQNGGTHLCKQPSRDPAFHFKGMGYPAEVCVGQPYTLKPPVERPTPSPPVNNNCMPGPMAHYTNGHYFQSHIWNSSILPTPNSDSSGSQDIAMPFHGAGPGGCTTLDCGPAGAPHYRLGTSSSTTSSSAQTNLMQTADYLGGDFQTPYFRDQNLGMMGKMHRPPLSRVGPEVGDGRTALIQHPGYR, from the coding sequence GGGACACCACACAAAGGATGAGATCCGCTCCGTTTCCAACCCCTGCAGAATTGGATGCATATGCTAAGAAAGTTGCCAACAACCCCCTCACCATCAAGATCTTCCCCAACAGTGTCAAGGTCCCCCAGAGAAACCACGTGCGGCGTACAGTGAACGGGCTGGATACGTCAGGCCAGCGCTACAGCCCTTACCCTTCGTCTCAGGCCAGTGCCAAGACAGGCCTCCTCGCCATCGTCAAGGTGCCCACTGTCAAAGGCATCTTAAAAGATTTTGACGGCAGCCGGGCTCGCTTGCACCCTGAAGTCATCATGAACCCTCCCGCCGGATCCTACCAAGTGGCTTCAACCAGCACTTTAAACCACCACCCACCTCTGCCGAACCTTCCTCGGCTCCAGCAGAGCTTACCCCTTCAACAACAGGACCCGCCTCAGACTCTACAGATGCCCCTCCCTCAGCAGCAGGGTCCCACCCAGACCCTCAGACACCATCCCCCCATGGCCCAGCATCCTCAGGGCCCACCAAGACTCCAGACTCTGTCTCAGCATCCAGCCCTTGGCCACCCACAAGGGCCCCCGACCGTCATGCTTCAACAacagcaccttcagcagcagccgCCACCTTGCCTGCAGGGGGGCAGGAAGCTGCCGGATGGCGAAGCTCCGCCTAATGTTACCGTCTCTACCTCAACCATTCCACTCTCCATGGCCGCTGGGCTGCACCAGGGCCGCCAGGCCGACCTGAGCACCATAGTGCATCAGATCAACCAGTTCTGCCAAGCTCGTGCCCAAGGCGCAGGAGCCACCTCCATGTGCGAGGGCCAGATTGCCAACCCTAGCCCCATCAGTCGCAACCTGCTCATCAGCGCCTGCTCCAGGGTGTCCATGCACAGCAACCCTGCCACCCCTGGCTTCCCCCCGCCCAACTGCATTATTGGCCCTCAAGAGAAAGCCACCGCCCTGGTGGTAGGTCACCCACCGCATAGCGTGGCTGCATTGAACCACTTGCCTTCCAACCACACTGATCtcaagcagcagcaccacctgcAGCATCTGCATCCGCAACAGaatcagcagcaacaacagctgcaacacaatacCCAGCATCAGAAGATGCGCTCTTGGAATCAGCACCAGTTGGCTCATGTTTCCCACATTCAGAACGGTGGGACCCACCTCTGCAAGCAGCCTTCCAGGGACCCCGCCTTCCATTTTAAGGGCATGGGCTACcctgcagaggtgtgtgtgggtcaGCCTTACACACTGAAACCTCCTGTAGAGAGGCCCACCCCCTCTCCCCCCGTCAACAACAACTGCATGCCCGGCCCCATGGCCCACTACACTAATGGTCACTACTTCCAGTCCCACATTTGGAACAGCAGCATCCTCCCCACACCCAACAGTGATAGCTCCGGGTCTCAGGACATAGCCATGCCATTCCACGGTGCGGGCCCAGGAGGGTGCACCACGCTAGACTGTGGGCCCGCTGGGGCTCCCCATTACAGGCTGGGAACgagctcctccaccacctcctcctccgcccagACCAATCTGATGCAAACGGCAGATTACTTGGGTGGGGACTTCCAGACGCCCTATTTCCGCGATCAGAATCTCGGAATGATGGGCAAGATGCACAGGCCTCCTCTGAGCAGGGTAGGTCCAGAGGTTGGGGATGGCAGAACGGCTCTCATCCAGCACCCAGGGTACAGATAA